CCCGCCGAGCCCATCGGCACCAGCTCGGCGCCGAGCGTCCCGGCCACGGCCACCGCCTCGGCGGCGGGGCGGGTGCGGCTGACCAGCATGCGCAGGGTCTGCGCGGCGGGCTGCAAGGCGGGGGGCGCCGCGGAGTCGAGGGTCAACCCCAGGCCCGGCAGCGCCACGGCGCCGATGCTGGGCTGGCCGCCGATTGCGAGCGCGACATGAACCGCCCAGTCGGCGCGGCCCTCACCATATTCGCGGGTGCCATCGAGCGGGTCGACGATCCACACCCGCTCGACCGAGCAGCGCGCGGTGTCGTTGACCTCCTCCTCGGACAGGATCGCGTCATCGGGCCGCTCACGCCGCAGCGTCTCCATGATGAAGGCGTTGGCGATGCGGTCCCCCTCGACACCAAGCGCCTTGCCCTCGAATCGTCCGGAACCGCGAAGGTCGAGCAGCATCCGTCCCGCGCGGTCGGCGATGTGGATCGCCAGCTCGACGTCGTTCATCATTCCTCGCCCAGCAGTTTCGCGATGATCAGCTCGGCCGCCTCCTCGGGGGAGGTGGCCGCGGTGTCGATCCGTATCTCGGGCGTGTCGGGTGCCTCATAGGGGCTGTCGATGCCGGTGAAGTTCTTGAGCTCGCCCGAGCGCGCCTTCTTGTAGAGGCCCTTCACGTCGCGCTTCTCCGCCTCGGCCAGGCTGGTGTCGATATGCACCTCGACGAACTCGCCGGGCGCCATCATCGCCCGCACCATGTCGCGCTCCGCCCGGAAGGGAGAGATGAAGGCGGTGATGACGATCAGCCCGGCGTCGGTCATCAGCTTCGCGACCTCGCCGACCCGGCGGATATTCTCCACCCGATCGGCATCGGTGAAGCCCAGATCCTTGTTGAGGCCGTGACGGACATTGTCGCCGTCGAGCAGGAAGGTGTGCCGGTTCATCCGGGTCAGCTTCTTCTCGACGATGTTGGCGATGGTCGACTTGCCGGCGCCTGACAGGCCGGTGAACCATAGCACGGCCGGCTTCTGGTTCTTCAGGTCGGCGCGCTTCTCGCGGCTGGTGTCGGTCGCCTGCCAGTGGACATTCTGCGAGCGGCGCAGGCAGAAATGCAGCATACCCGCCGCGACGGTGGCGTTGGTCAGCTTGTCGATCAGGATGAAGCCGCCCAGCGTGCGGCTGTCGGCATAGGGCTCGAACACGATCGGGCGATCGGTGGTGAGGTTGGCCACGCCGATCGCGTTGAGCCCCAGCGTCTTCGCCGCCAGATGGTCCATGCTGTTCACATCGACCTGATATTTCGGCGCCTGGATCGTGGCGGTGACGGTCTGGGTGCCGAGCTTCAGCCAATAAGGACGACCTGGCAGCATCTCCTGCTCCGCCATCCAGACGATGCTCGCCTCGAACTGATCGGCGACCTGCGGAGGCTGATCGGCGAGCGCGATGACGTCGCCGCGCGAGCAGTCGATCTCGTCGGCGAAGGTCAGCGTCACCGACTGGCCGGCCACCGCCCTGTCGAGATCGCCATCCAGCGTGACGATGCGGGTGACGGTGGAGGTCTTTCCCGAAGGCAGCACCCGGATCGCGTCGCCGGGCTTCACCTCGCCGGTCGCCACCAGGCCGGAAAAGCCCCGAAAATCGAGATTGGGGCGATTGACCCACTGCACTGGCAGGCGGAACGGCCGGGCGCGGTCGGCGGCGACATCGATCTCGACGGTCTCGAGATGATCGATCAGGGTCGGGCCCTGATACCAGGGCGTCCGATCCGAGCGGGTCGTGATGTTGTCGCCGGCGATCCCCGAGATGGGGATGGCGGTGAAGCTGGTGATTCCGATCTCGGTCGCGAAGGCGCGATAGGCCAGCAGGATGCGGTCGAACACACCCTGATCATAATCGACCAGATCCATCTTGTTGATCGCGAGCACGATGTTCTTCACGCCGATCAGATGCGCCAGATAGCTGTGCCGCCGCGTCTGGGTCAGCACGCCCTTGCGCGCGTCGATCAGGATCACCGCGAGGTCGGCGGTCGAGGCGCCGGTCACCATGTTGCGGGTGTACTGCTCATGCCCCGGCGTGTCGGCGACGATGAACTTGCGCTTCGGGGTCGAGAAGAAGCGATAGGCGACGTCGATCGTGATGCCCTGCTCGCGCTCCGCGGCGAGCCCGTCGACGAGCAGCGCGAAATCAATGTTCTGGCCCTGGGTGCCAACCCGCTTGCTGTCGGCTTCGAGCGCCGCCAGCTGATCCTCGAAGATCATCTTCGAATCGTAGAGCAGGCGCCCGATCAGCGTCGACTTGCCGTCGTCCACCGAGCCGCAGGTGATGAAGCGCAGCAGCGACTTCTCGCGCTGCTGTTCCAGATAGGCGTCGATATCCTCGGCGATGAGGGCGTCGGCCTCGTACTCGTAGCCGTCCGCCATCAGAAATATCCTTCCTTCTTCTTCTTCTCCATCGAGGCGTCGCCGGCATCCTTGTCGATGGCCCTGCCCTGCCGCTCCGAGGTCGTCGTCAGCAGCATCTCCTGGATCACCTCATTGAGGGTCGCGGCCTCGCTCTCGACCGCGCCGGTCAGCGGGTAGCAGC
The sequence above is drawn from the Rhizorhabdus dicambivorans genome and encodes:
- the cysN gene encoding sulfate adenylyltransferase subunit CysN; protein product: MADGYEYEADALIAEDIDAYLEQQREKSLLRFITCGSVDDGKSTLIGRLLYDSKMIFEDQLAALEADSKRVGTQGQNIDFALLVDGLAAEREQGITIDVAYRFFSTPKRKFIVADTPGHEQYTRNMVTGASTADLAVILIDARKGVLTQTRRHSYLAHLIGVKNIVLAINKMDLVDYDQGVFDRILLAYRAFATEIGITSFTAIPISGIAGDNITTRSDRTPWYQGPTLIDHLETVEIDVAADRARPFRLPVQWVNRPNLDFRGFSGLVATGEVKPGDAIRVLPSGKTSTVTRIVTLDGDLDRAVAGQSVTLTFADEIDCSRGDVIALADQPPQVADQFEASIVWMAEQEMLPGRPYWLKLGTQTVTATIQAPKYQVDVNSMDHLAAKTLGLNAIGVANLTTDRPIVFEPYADSRTLGGFILIDKLTNATVAAGMLHFCLRRSQNVHWQATDTSREKRADLKNQKPAVLWFTGLSGAGKSTIANIVEKKLTRMNRHTFLLDGDNVRHGLNKDLGFTDADRVENIRRVGEVAKLMTDAGLIVITAFISPFRAERDMVRAMMAPGEFVEVHIDTSLAEAEKRDVKGLYKKARSGELKNFTGIDSPYEAPDTPEIRIDTAATSPEEAAELIIAKLLGEE
- a CDS encoding 3'(2'),5'-bisphosphate nucleotidase CysQ: MNDVELAIHIADRAGRMLLDLRGSGRFEGKALGVEGDRIANAFIMETLRRERPDDAILSEEEVNDTARCSVERVWIVDPLDGTREYGEGRADWAVHVALAIGGQPSIGAVALPGLGLTLDSAAPPALQPAAQTLRMLVSRTRPAAEAVAVAGTLGAELVPMGSAGAKAMAVVRGEADIYLHSGGQYEWDNCAPVAVARAAGLHCSRIDGSRLTYNHANPWLPDLLICPAGLAEEILRLVGDLNQAA